One part of the Candidatus Abyssobacteria bacterium SURF_5 genome encodes these proteins:
- a CDS encoding tetratricopeptide repeat protein: MDGVEKKPTFDDGLTAQMKGDLQSAISIFAKVIEEHPAHAAAHHQMGRCHMKRGDFSKAVQSLETTVRIGPDRVAARLDLGMLYLTAGVISKAKAQFLKALSISASNVKAMAGLGIVHYHERDYGKAIAQFQEACALNPTNFSAHFYLAKIHKLLENTSGAMEEALKAASICHGLIRARPEQPEGYYFLAETFILQDDYKPALQNYLIARDFSPKEATDFFAFGLHYSTVDNYLGIARCYKKLGESSYARYFAQLVLKLDATNEEAKAFLNGE, translated from the coding sequence ATGGACGGGGTCGAAAAAAAACCCACATTTGACGACGGGCTTACCGCCCAAATGAAGGGAGACCTTCAGAGCGCGATCTCCATTTTTGCAAAAGTGATCGAGGAACATCCGGCGCATGCGGCAGCACATCACCAGATGGGGCGCTGTCACATGAAGCGCGGCGATTTCAGCAAGGCCGTCCAGAGTCTCGAAACGACCGTCAGAATCGGTCCCGATCGGGTGGCAGCCCGGCTGGATCTTGGCATGCTCTATTTGACAGCCGGAGTGATATCCAAGGCAAAAGCGCAGTTCCTGAAGGCTCTTTCGATTTCCGCATCGAATGTGAAAGCTATGGCCGGCCTCGGGATCGTCCATTACCATGAGCGCGATTATGGCAAAGCGATCGCTCAATTTCAGGAAGCATGCGCGCTGAATCCGACGAACTTCTCCGCGCATTTCTACCTTGCAAAGATACACAAGTTGCTGGAGAACACTTCAGGCGCAATGGAGGAGGCGCTCAAGGCGGCGTCCATATGCCACGGGCTGATTCGGGCACGGCCGGAACAGCCGGAAGGCTATTATTTTCTCGCCGAGACATTCATCCTGCAGGACGATTATAAGCCAGCTCTCCAGAATTATCTGATTGCGCGCGATTTCTCGCCCAAAGAGGCAACCGATTTTTTCGCCTTTGGCTTACATTACAGCACGGTTGACAATTATCTCGGCATTGCCCGCTGCTATAAGAAGCTCGGAGAGAGTTCCTATGCTCGCTACTTCGCACAATTGGTTCTGAAACTGGACGCGACAAACGAGGAAGCGAAGGCGTTTTTGAACGGCGAATAA
- a CDS encoding N-acetyltransferase, with product MVRKARMQDVQTIRSLISYYSQRGDMLPKALIEIYEHLRDFFVYSDEEQNVLGCCSLHLFWEDLAEIQSLAVGEPDKLKGIGSALVRACLEEAQLLGITKVFTLTNKPAFFEKQGFQQVERSELPHKIWSACVKCIKFPDCDEVALVHTLNSH from the coding sequence ATGGTCCGGAAGGCGCGGATGCAGGACGTGCAGACAATTCGCAGCCTGATCAGTTATTATTCTCAGCGGGGCGACATGCTGCCCAAGGCTCTGATTGAAATATATGAGCACCTGCGCGACTTCTTTGTATATTCCGATGAAGAGCAAAATGTGCTCGGATGCTGTTCGCTTCATCTGTTCTGGGAAGACCTGGCTGAAATTCAGTCCCTGGCCGTCGGCGAACCGGATAAGCTGAAAGGGATCGGAAGCGCTCTGGTACGAGCCTGCCTTGAGGAAGCGCAATTACTGGGAATTACGAAGGTGTTTACTCTCACCAACAAGCCGGCTTTCTTCGAGAAACAAGGTTTTCAACAGGTTGAACGATCGGAGTTGCCGCACAAAATATGGTCAGCGTGCGTAAAATGCATCAAGTTCCCCGACTGTGATGAGGTCGCTCTTGTCCATACGCTGAATTCGCATTAG